From a single Solidesulfovibrio fructosivorans JJ] genomic region:
- a CDS encoding argininosuccinate synthase produces the protein MSAIKKVVLAYSGGLDTSVILKWIKKTYDCEVITVTCDLGQEEELDGLEEKALRTGASKAYIDDLREEFAKDFIFPMLRAGAVYEGRYLLGTSIARPLIAKRLVDVARAEGAQAVAHGATGKGNDQVRFELTTGVLAPDLRTIAPWREWDFASRTDLINFAKQNGIPVPSDKKGSDHSMDRNLLHLSFEGGELEDPWNEPGPDTYLLTVPVEKAPDTPDVVTIDFEHGDPVAVDGERLSPASLIKLLNTLGGKHGIGRIDMVENRFVGMKSRGVYETPGGTILHIAKRDLEGICLDREVMHLRDGLIPKYAEMVYNGFWYGPERKALQAMIDEASSRVTGAVRVKLYKGQAYPVGRKSPNSLYNPKLATFEKDEIYNQADASGFIKLVGLRLRGLGK, from the coding sequence ATGAGCGCCATCAAGAAAGTCGTGCTCGCCTATTCCGGCGGCCTCGACACCTCCGTCATCCTCAAATGGATCAAGAAGACGTATGACTGCGAAGTCATTACCGTCACCTGCGACCTGGGCCAGGAAGAGGAACTCGACGGCCTGGAGGAAAAGGCCCTGCGCACCGGCGCGTCCAAGGCCTACATCGACGACTTGCGCGAGGAATTCGCCAAGGATTTCATCTTCCCCATGCTGCGCGCCGGCGCCGTCTACGAAGGCCGCTACCTGCTCGGCACCTCCATCGCCCGGCCGCTTATCGCCAAGCGCCTGGTCGATGTGGCCCGGGCCGAAGGCGCCCAGGCCGTGGCCCACGGCGCGACCGGCAAGGGTAACGACCAGGTCCGCTTCGAGCTGACCACCGGCGTCCTGGCTCCCGATCTGCGCACCATCGCCCCCTGGCGTGAATGGGACTTCGCTTCGCGCACCGACCTCATCAATTTCGCCAAGCAAAACGGCATCCCCGTACCCTCGGACAAGAAAGGCTCGGACCACAGCATGGACCGCAACCTGCTGCACTTGAGCTTCGAGGGCGGCGAGCTGGAAGACCCCTGGAACGAGCCCGGCCCCGACACCTATCTCCTCACCGTGCCCGTCGAGAAGGCCCCGGACACCCCGGACGTCGTCACCATCGATTTCGAGCACGGCGACCCGGTGGCCGTTGACGGCGAGAGACTCTCGCCGGCCTCGCTCATAAAGCTTCTCAACACGCTCGGCGGCAAACACGGCATCGGCCGTATCGACATGGTCGAGAACCGCTTTGTCGGCATGAAGTCGCGCGGCGTCTACGAGACCCCGGGCGGCACCATACTCCATATCGCCAAGCGCGACCTCGAAGGCATCTGCCTCGACCGCGAGGTCATGCATCTGCGCGACGGGCTCATCCCCAAGTATGCCGAGATGGTCTACAACGGCTTCTGGTACGGTCCGGAACGCAAGGCCCTGCAAGCCATGATCGACGAAGCTTCCAGCCGCGTCACCGGTGCCGTGCGCGTCAAGTTGTACAAGGGTCAGGCCTATCCGGTGGGCCGCAAGTCGCCCAATAGCCTCTACAACCCCAAGCTCGCCACTTTCGAAAAGGACGAGATCTACAACCAGGCCGACGCGTCCGGCTTCATCAAACTGGTCGGCCTGCGCCTGCGCGGACTCGGGAAGTAG
- the argF gene encoding ornithine carbamoyltransferase, translated as MPQHFLTILDFSKQEAAALLDRAAAMKAVDYRSDLLDGKTCILVFEKASTRTRVSFEVAVRHLGGWPIFMTQNDSQLGRDEPIRDTARVLSRYADCLIVRTFGHHKLEELAAAGSIPVVNALSDEYHPCQIMADLLTMREHSGGLEGLTLAFVGDGNNIAHSLINAAARFPFRVVVAAPKGYQPDPAVVARAREEGADVAVVDDPAEAAKGADYLYTDVWASMGQESEQAIRARAFAGFQINDALVALAKPDVRVLHCLPAHRGEEITDSVMEGPHSVVWDEAENRLHVQKAILEWIFTKGK; from the coding sequence ATGCCCCAACACTTCCTGACCATTCTGGATTTCTCCAAGCAAGAGGCGGCCGCCCTGCTCGACAGGGCCGCCGCCATGAAGGCCGTCGATTACCGCTCGGACCTGCTCGACGGCAAAACCTGCATCCTCGTCTTCGAAAAGGCCTCCACCCGCACCCGCGTCTCCTTCGAGGTCGCCGTGCGGCATCTCGGCGGCTGGCCCATTTTCATGACCCAAAACGATTCCCAGCTCGGCCGCGACGAACCCATCCGCGATACCGCCCGGGTGCTGTCCCGCTACGCCGACTGCCTGATCGTACGGACCTTCGGGCACCACAAGCTGGAGGAACTGGCCGCGGCCGGCTCCATCCCCGTGGTCAACGCCCTGTCCGACGAATACCATCCCTGCCAGATCATGGCCGACCTGCTCACCATGCGCGAGCACTCCGGCGGCCTGGAAGGGCTCACTTTGGCCTTTGTCGGCGACGGCAACAATATTGCCCATTCCCTTATCAACGCCGCCGCACGCTTCCCCTTCCGCGTGGTCGTGGCCGCGCCCAAGGGCTATCAGCCCGATCCCGCCGTGGTCGCCCGCGCCCGGGAAGAAGGGGCCGATGTGGCGGTGGTCGACGATCCCGCAGAAGCGGCCAAGGGCGCGGACTACCTCTATACCGACGTCTGGGCCTCCATGGGCCAGGAATCGGAGCAGGCCATTCGGGCCAGGGCCTTCGCCGGATTTCAGATCAACGACGCCCTCGTCGCCCTGGCCAAGCCCGACGTCAGGGTGCTCCATTGCCTGCCCGCCCATCGCGGGGAGGAGATCACCGATTCCGTCATGGAAGGGCCGCACTCCGTGGTCTGGGACGAAGCCGAAAACCGCCTCCATGTCCAGAAAGCCATTCTCGAATGGATTTTCACCAAGGGGAAATAA
- a CDS encoding SH3 domain-containing protein: protein MKAMRAVCLLVGFTALVALSGCVVAAGPTVYVPTPPPVCPDGYYWSPGYGCVATPVVVAPSVVYAQVNTQYLSLRSCPTTKCGIMASLDLGEQVQVLYHQGGWTHVFVPGRGLEGWVATKYLD, encoded by the coding sequence ATGAAGGCAATGCGCGCGGTGTGCCTGTTGGTTGGTTTCACGGCCCTTGTGGCCCTGTCCGGATGCGTGGTCGCGGCCGGCCCCACGGTGTACGTGCCGACGCCGCCGCCCGTTTGCCCGGACGGCTACTACTGGTCGCCGGGATACGGCTGCGTGGCCACACCTGTCGTGGTCGCCCCGAGCGTCGTCTACGCCCAGGTCAATACCCAGTATCTGAGCCTGCGGTCCTGCCCGACCACCAAGTGCGGCATCATGGCCTCGCTCGATCTCGGCGAGCAGGTCCAGGTGCTCTACCACCAGGGCGGTTGGACCCATGTTTTTGTCCCCGGCCGGGGGCTGGAAGGCTGGGTCGCCACCAAGTACCTCGATTAA
- a CDS encoding SGNH/GDSL hydrolase family protein, translating to MSWKKACLIFYIAVVVTAMANIEKVSVWVDERLADGPAPGVAREVRHVRNLWRETGLAAVSRKMDCDLAPYFDETYKNTLACRDAPATAKAAQALHDRLDPNQPVLKGDIAVDTTGLLAALAPPHPLGTGDEEATAPVAGAPATEHQEGPKLTAAKLQAPHRMLVVGDSLAIGLSLSLRRSVAELDGVQLFEEGKVSSGLANPKYYDWGRALRVFLDKYDPDVVVVMMGANDAKYINVNEKPRPPGSTNKTWPEVFAMRLENLLGALQDKGIRNYWIGLPIMGDPAFAKQAQVMNEILKTECAKYSTSRFLETWNLLTDAQGNYSTFLPNEKGVKIKVRANDKIHFTVAGGDILAQSFLASLAKDMELRPKKSDATNTTASNKP from the coding sequence ATGAGCTGGAAAAAAGCCTGCCTGATTTTTTATATCGCCGTGGTGGTGACGGCCATGGCCAACATTGAAAAGGTGTCGGTGTGGGTCGATGAGCGGCTGGCCGACGGCCCCGCCCCCGGTGTGGCCCGCGAAGTGCGGCACGTGCGCAACCTCTGGCGCGAAACCGGCCTCGCCGCCGTCTCCCGGAAAATGGACTGTGACCTGGCTCCTTATTTCGACGAGACCTACAAGAACACCCTGGCGTGTCGGGACGCGCCGGCCACGGCCAAGGCGGCCCAGGCCCTGCATGACCGCCTGGACCCCAACCAGCCGGTGCTCAAGGGCGATATAGCCGTGGATACGACCGGCTTGCTGGCCGCCCTGGCTCCGCCCCATCCTCTGGGAACGGGCGATGAAGAGGCCACCGCCCCCGTTGCGGGCGCACCCGCAACGGAACACCAGGAAGGCCCCAAACTGACGGCCGCCAAGTTGCAAGCCCCGCATCGCATGCTGGTGGTGGGCGATTCCCTGGCCATCGGCCTATCCCTGTCCCTTCGCCGGTCCGTGGCCGAACTCGACGGCGTGCAGCTTTTCGAGGAAGGCAAGGTTTCGAGCGGCCTGGCCAATCCCAAGTATTACGACTGGGGCAGGGCGCTGCGCGTCTTCCTCGACAAATACGATCCCGACGTCGTGGTCGTCATGATGGGGGCCAACGACGCCAAGTACATCAACGTCAACGAAAAACCCCGCCCCCCCGGAAGCACCAACAAGACCTGGCCCGAGGTCTTCGCCATGCGCCTGGAAAACCTTCTTGGCGCCCTGCAGGACAAAGGCATCCGCAATTACTGGATCGGGCTGCCCATCATGGGCGATCCGGCCTTTGCCAAGCAGGCCCAGGTCATGAACGAGATTCTCAAGACGGAATGCGCCAAATACTCCACCAGTCGCTTCCTCGAAACCTGGAATCTGCTCACCGACGCCCAGGGCAATTATTCGACGTTTCTGCCCAATGAAAAAGGCGTCAAGATCAAGGTCCGGGCCAACGACAAGATACATTTCACCGTGGCCGGGGGCGACATCCTGGCTCAATCCTTCCTGGCCTCCCTGGCCAAGGACATGGAACTGCGGCCCAAGAAATCCGATGCGACCAATACGACGGCTTCCAACAAGCCATGA
- a CDS encoding DUF459 domain-containing protein, translating to MRPIRRLPTSHDLRTKAPNAGLARARHVGTERVLPLLLACALCLTAVSCKGESGETTQPDGQLTPSDLFSRRAPKPPHAKPLRVLAVGDSLSISLGEQMEHALAGATGIDFTRDGTRSTGLTRPELLDWPARLRERVAGDDPPDVVVIMIGANDVMPVDGPDGSRVFFDNPDWPKAYAAKAREMVAICRAANPNVRVYWVGVPAMGETELAKGVGQVNTALAAMCAAAPGCRFIDTQAAFSDPDGHYSRHGRDGATGEHLTLRTADGVHMTESGAKLLGGVVLAGIAKREHLPPIAGVDELRAYARDVHPIPDQIVAAPQETKPPKSKARPSGKVYTVKKGDTIRVIARRMGISADDLMAINPNVEATRLSLGQALRLPVKHRQ from the coding sequence ATGCGACCAATACGACGGCTTCCAACAAGCCATGATCTCCGCACCAAGGCGCCAAACGCCGGCCTAGCCCGCGCCCGACACGTCGGGACGGAGCGCGTTCTCCCGCTGCTTTTGGCCTGTGCCCTGTGTCTGACGGCCGTCTCCTGCAAAGGCGAGAGCGGCGAGACGACCCAACCCGACGGCCAGCTTACCCCGTCGGACCTTTTTTCCCGTCGCGCCCCCAAGCCGCCCCACGCCAAGCCCCTGCGCGTGCTCGCCGTCGGCGATTCGCTCTCCATAAGCCTTGGCGAGCAGATGGAGCATGCCCTCGCCGGCGCGACGGGCATCGACTTCACCCGCGACGGCACGCGTTCGACCGGGCTGACCAGACCCGAACTTCTCGACTGGCCGGCCAGGCTGCGCGAACGCGTCGCCGGCGACGATCCGCCGGATGTCGTGGTCATCATGATCGGGGCCAACGACGTCATGCCCGTGGATGGGCCGGACGGCAGCCGCGTCTTCTTCGACAATCCCGACTGGCCCAAGGCCTATGCCGCCAAGGCGCGCGAGATGGTGGCCATCTGCCGCGCGGCCAATCCGAACGTCCGGGTCTACTGGGTGGGTGTGCCGGCCATGGGCGAGACGGAGCTGGCCAAGGGCGTCGGGCAAGTCAACACAGCGCTCGCGGCCATGTGCGCCGCCGCGCCTGGCTGTCGCTTCATCGACACCCAGGCCGCCTTCAGCGATCCCGACGGCCATTACAGCCGCCATGGCCGCGACGGCGCAACCGGCGAGCACCTGACCCTGCGCACGGCCGATGGCGTGCATATGACGGAATCCGGGGCCAAGCTTCTCGGCGGCGTCGTTCTGGCCGGCATCGCCAAGCGGGAGCACCTGCCCCCCATCGCCGGCGTGGACGAACTGCGCGCCTACGCCCGGGACGTACACCCCATCCCCGACCAGATCGTCGCCGCGCCCCAGGAGACAAAGCCCCCAAAGAGCAAGGCCAGGCCGTCGGGCAAGGTCTATACGGTAAAAAAAGGGGACACCATCCGCGTCATCGCCCGCCGCATGGGGATCTCCGCCGACGATCTCATGGCGATCAATCCCAACGTGGAGGCGACCCGCCTGTCGCTCGGGCAGGCCTTGCGCCTCCCGGTCAAACACAGACAGTAG
- a CDS encoding PAS domain S-box protein, which produces MNLFPKTMLLGLVNNAALLLALAFLYDSFTRGEGPHPSGPRRVLTAICLGGIAMAVMLNPWELEPGLFFDTRSILLGVAGLFFGLMPTVVATVMVAGLRLAQGGVGMYVGVAVSVVSSLIGLLWRRWRKDRLATITLGELYLFGVAVHAAMLACMLLLPGDYALMTLRRIALPVFAVYPVATAALGLLLVRRLARNQLVMRLSESESRYQSLFENSHAVMLLIDPEDGAVVDANPSACAYYGWTREEIRQKRMRDINTLPPAAVRAAMVNARNRRVTTFSFRHRLADGRIREVEVNAGPIRLMGRELLYSVVIDVTDRLEAQRRLIESEKRFRQLVEHAPSGVFVQTGGLFAYVNPHARSLLDVDTPGALVGSPVLERIAPEDRAMVRARMHETDVLHRAVPMIEENMLRMDGGAFLAEVAAVPVEWDGKEGSLVFFHDITERKRDEERLRLSEARMQSLFAVTQMEAAGLDELLVHAVEEARRLTGSLFGCMFVEDGADGRLSRVAEACDGQCLRHWPGGPFERQVPEQWSEALTGRRPIVLDGGPGGQDGETLCVPIVSDKEVAAMLVVAGKRKPYDASDIRITSLFMDAVWRMVARRRDAAALLSAKEAAERASRVKSEFLANMSHELRTPLNGIQGMTQLLAATSLTPEQREYVRAALVSCRRLTRLLGDILDLSRVESGKLTLLPEPFRLADLLSAVAAAFMPACLEAGIDWGTEVAPGVPEILFGDEGRVRQILYNLVGNAVKFTKTGGVRLEVWAGPVDASGCGSLFFAVTDTGVGIPAPELERIFEAFHQVERSFSRRFQGAGLGLAIVRRLLDLMQGTISVESEVGRGTRCVCALPLIRPQPQHQKERAALAADAASGAAADMRILVAEDDAINAMAISRMLEKLGHVVTVAHNGREAVDLALTVQPDCIFMDVGMPVLDGVQAMARIRERNREAGREPVPIIAMTAHAMAGDRENLLAAGMDDYVSKPVDQNALVAALLRARGKMAT; this is translated from the coding sequence ATGAATTTGTTCCCAAAGACCATGCTCCTTGGTCTTGTCAACAACGCGGCGCTGCTGCTGGCGCTCGCCTTTCTTTACGATTCGTTCACCAGGGGCGAAGGACCCCATCCTTCCGGTCCAAGGCGCGTGCTGACGGCGATTTGCCTGGGCGGCATCGCCATGGCCGTGATGCTCAACCCATGGGAGCTGGAGCCGGGGCTTTTCTTCGATACCCGTTCCATTTTGCTCGGCGTGGCCGGGCTTTTTTTCGGGCTTATGCCCACGGTCGTGGCCACGGTGATGGTGGCCGGCCTGCGTTTGGCCCAAGGCGGCGTCGGCATGTATGTCGGCGTTGCCGTCAGCGTTGTCTCGAGTCTGATCGGGTTGCTCTGGCGGCGCTGGCGCAAGGACCGGCTGGCCACGATAACCCTTGGCGAACTCTATCTTTTCGGTGTGGCCGTCCATGCGGCCATGCTGGCCTGCATGCTGCTGTTGCCGGGCGACTATGCCCTGATGACGCTGCGTCGCATCGCCCTGCCGGTGTTTGCCGTTTACCCCGTAGCCACGGCGGCCCTGGGGCTTTTGCTGGTCAGGCGGCTGGCCCGAAACCAGCTTGTCATGCGGCTTTCCGAAAGCGAGTCGCGCTACCAGAGCCTTTTTGAAAATAGCCACGCCGTCATGTTGCTGATCGATCCCGAGGATGGCGCCGTGGTCGACGCCAATCCCTCGGCCTGCGCCTATTACGGCTGGACCCGCGAGGAGATCCGGCAAAAACGGATGCGCGACATCAACACGCTGCCGCCCGCTGCCGTGCGCGCCGCCATGGTGAACGCGAGGAATCGGCGTGTCACCACCTTCAGTTTCCGCCATCGTTTGGCCGACGGCCGCATCCGGGAGGTCGAGGTTAATGCCGGGCCGATTCGCCTCATGGGCCGGGAATTGCTGTATTCCGTGGTCATTGATGTGACGGATCGCCTGGAGGCCCAGCGTCGACTGATCGAAAGCGAGAAGCGGTTTCGCCAACTCGTGGAGCATGCCCCAAGCGGTGTTTTCGTCCAGACCGGGGGGCTTTTCGCCTACGTCAATCCCCATGCCCGCAGCTTGCTGGACGTGGATACGCCCGGGGCTTTGGTCGGCAGCCCGGTGTTGGAGCGCATTGCCCCCGAAGACCGGGCCATGGTGCGCGCGCGCATGCATGAAACCGACGTTCTCCACCGCGCCGTGCCCATGATCGAGGAAAACATGCTGCGCATGGACGGGGGCGCGTTTCTGGCCGAAGTGGCGGCGGTTCCCGTCGAGTGGGACGGCAAGGAAGGTTCCCTGGTCTTTTTCCACGACATCACCGAGCGCAAGCGCGACGAGGAGCGCCTGCGCCTAAGCGAAGCCCGAATGCAAAGCCTTTTCGCCGTCACCCAGATGGAGGCGGCCGGCCTCGACGAACTGCTCGTCCATGCCGTGGAAGAGGCCAGGCGGCTGACGGGGAGCCTTTTCGGCTGCATGTTTGTCGAGGACGGGGCGGACGGCCGGTTGTCGCGCGTGGCCGAGGCCTGTGACGGTCAATGCCTGCGCCATTGGCCGGGCGGACCGTTTGAGCGGCAAGTTCCGGAACAATGGTCCGAGGCGCTGACAGGCCGCCGGCCCATTGTCCTTGATGGCGGACCGGGGGGCCAAGACGGGGAGACCCTGTGCGTGCCCATCGTATCGGACAAGGAAGTGGCGGCAATGCTGGTCGTTGCCGGCAAGCGCAAACCCTACGACGCTTCCGACATCCGCATAACCTCTCTTTTCATGGATGCCGTATGGCGAATGGTGGCCAGACGACGCGATGCGGCGGCGTTGCTTTCGGCCAAGGAGGCGGCGGAGCGCGCCAGCCGGGTCAAAAGCGAATTTCTGGCCAACATGAGCCATGAACTCCGCACACCCTTAAACGGCATTCAAGGGATGACCCAACTGCTCGCCGCGACCAGCCTGACGCCCGAACAGCGCGAATACGTGCGCGCCGCCCTGGTTTCCTGCCGCCGGCTGACGCGTCTTCTGGGCGATATCCTCGACCTGTCCCGAGTGGAATCCGGCAAGCTCACCTTGCTCCCCGAACCGTTCCGGTTGGCGGACCTTCTGTCCGCGGTGGCGGCCGCCTTCATGCCGGCCTGCCTCGAGGCGGGAATCGACTGGGGCACGGAAGTCGCCCCGGGCGTCCCCGAGATTCTTTTCGGCGACGAGGGCAGGGTGCGCCAGATTCTCTACAATCTGGTCGGCAATGCCGTGAAGTTCACCAAGACCGGCGGCGTTCGCCTGGAGGTCTGGGCCGGGCCGGTCGACGCCTCGGGCTGCGGGAGCCTGTTTTTTGCCGTGACCGATACCGGGGTCGGCATCCCGGCACCGGAACTGGAACGGATTTTCGAAGCCTTTCACCAGGTGGAGCGGTCATTTTCCAGGCGTTTTCAGGGGGCGGGACTCGGTCTTGCCATCGTGCGCCGCCTGCTCGACCTCATGCAGGGGACCATCAGCGTGGAAAGCGAGGTCGGCCGGGGGACGCGTTGTGTGTGTGCTTTGCCGCTCATCCGTCCGCAACCGCAACATCAAAAAGAGCGGGCGGCCCTTGCGGCTGACGCCGCATCGGGAGCCGCCGCCGACATGCGCATTCTGGTGGCCGAGGACGACGCCATAAACGCCATGGCCATAAGCCGCATGTTGGAAAAACTCGGTCATGTCGTGACCGTGGCCCATAACGGTCGTGAAGCCGTGGACCTCGCGCTGACCGTCCAACCCGACTGTATTTTCATGGACGTGGGCATGCCGGTTCTCGACGGGGTCCAAGCTATGGCGCGCATCCGGGAGCGGAACCGGGAAGCGGGGCGAGAGCCCGTCCCAATCATCGCCATGACGGCCCATGCCATGGCCGGGGACAGGGAAAACCTGCTGGCCGCGGGCATGGACGACTACGTGTCCAAGCCCGTGGATCAGAATGCCCTGGTCGCGGCGCTGCTGCGGGCCCGGGGCAAGATGGCGACCTAA
- a CDS encoding sigma-54-dependent transcriptional regulator: MNKAQILVVDDDAGHLSMLRTVLSGWGFVPQGASDGEQAVAMVREKAYDAVLLDVRMAGMGGMEALSRIKEYNPSVPVIIMTAYSSVETAIAALKTGAYDYLTKPLDLDVLRLTLERALDHMRLAAENASLREQLGPSAGGQEIIGKSKAMRDLFNMIGLVAPTEATVLITGESGTGKELVAKAIHAGSPRASGPLVAVNCAALSETLLESELFGHEKGAFTGAERRREGRFLAANKGSIFLDEIGEIAQPIQAKLLRVIQEREIQRVGGDKPVGVDVRILAATNRDLKKEVEEGRFREDLYYRLNVVSITVPPLRERAEDIPLLAQFFLARFAEKNRKRIKGFTPSAMDNLIHCPWPGNVRELENAVERAVILSVGEYVSERELPLCDPIGTKADAGAGAGDVGGLTGRALDDVEREVILATLESCGGNKSETARVLGITRATLHKKLKKYGDD, translated from the coding sequence ATGAATAAGGCGCAAATACTTGTGGTTGACGACGACGCCGGGCACCTGTCCATGCTGCGCACGGTGCTTTCCGGTTGGGGTTTCGTCCCCCAGGGGGCGTCCGACGGCGAGCAGGCCGTGGCCATGGTCCGGGAGAAAGCCTACGACGCCGTGCTGCTCGACGTGCGCATGGCCGGCATGGGCGGCATGGAGGCCCTTTCGCGCATCAAGGAGTACAACCCTTCGGTGCCGGTCATCATCATGACGGCCTACTCCTCGGTCGAGACGGCCATCGCGGCGCTCAAGACCGGAGCCTACGACTACCTGACCAAGCCGCTTGACCTCGACGTGTTGCGCCTGACCCTCGAGCGGGCGCTGGACCACATGCGTCTGGCGGCGGAGAACGCCTCGCTTCGCGAACAGCTCGGCCCTTCGGCCGGGGGGCAGGAAATCATCGGCAAGTCCAAGGCCATGCGCGATCTGTTCAACATGATCGGCCTGGTCGCCCCCACCGAGGCCACGGTGCTCATTACCGGGGAATCCGGCACGGGCAAGGAGCTTGTGGCCAAGGCCATCCACGCCGGCAGCCCCCGGGCCTCGGGGCCGCTGGTGGCCGTCAATTGCGCGGCTTTAAGCGAGACGCTTCTCGAGTCCGAGCTGTTCGGCCACGAGAAAGGCGCTTTCACCGGGGCCGAGCGCCGCCGGGAAGGACGGTTCCTGGCCGCCAACAAGGGCTCCATCTTCCTCGACGAGATCGGGGAGATCGCCCAGCCCATCCAGGCCAAGCTGCTGCGCGTGATCCAGGAACGCGAGATCCAGCGCGTGGGCGGCGACAAGCCGGTGGGCGTGGACGTGCGCATCCTGGCCGCCACCAACCGCGACCTCAAAAAAGAGGTGGAGGAGGGGCGGTTTCGCGAGGACCTTTATTACCGGCTCAATGTCGTGAGCATAACCGTGCCGCCCCTGCGCGAACGCGCCGAGGACATCCCGCTCCTGGCCCAGTTTTTCCTGGCCCGTTTCGCCGAGAAAAACCGTAAGCGCATCAAAGGGTTCACCCCTTCCGCCATGGACAATCTCATCCATTGCCCCTGGCCCGGCAACGTGCGCGAGCTGGAAAACGCCGTGGAGCGCGCGGTGATTTTGTCCGTCGGCGAGTATGTTTCCGAGCGCGAGCTGCCCCTTTGCGATCCCATCGGGACAAAGGCGGACGCCGGGGCGGGCGCTGGCGATGTGGGTGGGCTTACCGGACGCGCCCTCGACGATGTGGAGCGCGAGGTCATTCTGGCCACCCTCGAATCCTGCGGCGGGAACAAGAGCGAGACGGCCCGCGTGCTCGGTATCACCCGGGCGACCCTGCATAAAAAGCTCAAGAAATACGGTGATGATTAG
- a CDS encoding PAS domain-containing sensor histidine kinase produces MLVIGAAAILAAVVIAMAVIDLGREKQYVTQLLLEKGAALIKAFEAGTRTGMRGGFGANIRLQHLIEETANQPGIFYIAVTDTDGRILAHNNAARIGDQLFSPKAMRELAPDATEKWRLAKEDDGRESFLVYRRFIPSARGGGRGLHGFHGNHSSMHNPGFFCTDDCDVPGGRRDLRGMPLIIFVGLDVAPIEAARRVDLQNTLTTAGVLLVLGLGGVLALFWAQSYRAQRRALRQTTALASEVVAAMPAGLLLVAPDGRVAMANGAAESLAGVASGDLVGRPVGEVLPPDILENEEGGERQMDVIVGGGGPIALGVAVSAVRTEEGTPVGSLVVLRDLREMRRLEAEIRRREKLAAVGNLAAGVAHEIRNPLSSIRGYAAYFGAKFAPGSEDRQAAEVMVREVDRLNRVISELIEFARPSDIKRRPVRLSELASHAARLTLPDATARGVSVDIAGAVEGPEILADPDRLTQALLNLCLNAIQAMQAGGVMTLATGTAPDGRAFLSVADTGGGIDDMERDRIFDPYYTTKPHGTGLGLPIAHKIVAAHGGEIVLAARPEGGTVATVYLPSDFRRTKTEHHE; encoded by the coding sequence TTGCTGGTCATTGGTGCGGCCGCGATCCTGGCGGCGGTCGTCATCGCCATGGCCGTCATCGACCTGGGCCGGGAAAAGCAATACGTCACCCAGCTGCTGCTGGAAAAAGGCGCGGCCCTGATCAAGGCCTTCGAAGCCGGAACCCGCACCGGCATGCGCGGCGGGTTCGGAGCCAATATCCGCCTCCAGCACCTGATCGAGGAAACGGCCAACCAGCCCGGCATCTTCTATATCGCCGTCACGGATACCGACGGACGCATTCTGGCCCACAACAACGCCGCGCGCATCGGCGACCAGCTTTTCAGCCCCAAAGCCATGCGGGAGCTGGCTCCGGACGCCACGGAAAAATGGCGACTGGCCAAAGAGGACGATGGACGCGAGTCCTTTTTGGTCTACCGGCGTTTCATTCCCTCGGCGCGGGGAGGCGGGAGGGGACTCCACGGCTTTCACGGCAATCATTCCTCCATGCACAACCCTGGTTTTTTCTGCACCGACGACTGCGACGTTCCCGGAGGCCGGCGCGACTTGCGCGGCATGCCGCTCATCATATTCGTGGGCCTCGACGTCGCCCCCATCGAGGCCGCCCGCCGGGTCGATCTGCAAAACACCCTGACCACGGCCGGCGTGCTGCTGGTGCTCGGACTTGGCGGCGTATTGGCCCTTTTCTGGGCCCAAAGCTACCGCGCACAGCGCCGGGCTTTGCGCCAGACCACGGCCCTGGCTTCGGAAGTGGTGGCCGCCATGCCGGCGGGGCTGTTGCTCGTGGCTCCGGACGGCCGGGTGGCCATGGCCAACGGCGCGGCCGAAAGCCTGGCTGGCGTTGCTTCCGGGGATCTCGTCGGCCGGCCGGTCGGCGAGGTGCTGCCGCCCGATATCCTGGAAAACGAGGAGGGCGGCGAACGCCAGATGGACGTGATTGTCGGCGGCGGCGGGCCCATTGCCCTTGGCGTTGCGGTTTCCGCCGTGCGCACCGAGGAGGGGACTCCGGTGGGGTCGCTGGTCGTCCTGCGCGACCTACGCGAGATGCGCCGCCTGGAGGCCGAGATCCGGCGGCGGGAGAAGCTGGCCGCCGTCGGCAACCTTGCCGCCGGAGTGGCCCACGAGATCCGCAATCCCTTGAGCTCCATCCGGGGCTACGCCGCCTATTTCGGGGCCAAGTTCGCCCCGGGCAGCGAGGACCGGCAGGCGGCCGAGGTCATGGTCCGCGAGGTGGACCGCTTAAACCGCGTCATTTCCGAACTGATCGAATTCGCCCGCCCCTCGGACATCAAGCGCCGGCCTGTGCGCCTGTCCGAGCTGGCGTCCCACGCCGCCCGGCTGACCCTGCCGGACGCCACGGCCCGGGGCGTGTCCGTGGACATTGCCGGCGCGGTCGAAGGCCCGGAAATCTTGGCCGATCCGGACAGGCTCACCCAGGCGCTGCTCAATTTGTGCCTCAATGCCATCCAGGCCATGCAGGCCGGCGGCGTCATGACCTTGGCCACGGGTACCGCCCCTGACGGACGGGCGTTTCTGTCCGTGGCCGATACCGGCGGCGGCATCGACGATATGGAGCGCGACCGGATTTTCGACCCGTATTACACCACCAAGCCGCATGGGACCGGACTGGGTCTGCCCATCGCCCACAAGATCGTGGCGGCCCACGGCGGCGAAATCGTCCTGGCCGCGCGGCCGGAAGGCGGCACCGTGGCCACGGTGTACCTGCCGTCCGACTTTCGGCGGACGAAGACGGAGCATCATGAATAA